In Persicimonas caeni, a single window of DNA contains:
- a CDS encoding AgmX/PglI C-terminal domain-containing protein yields the protein MISQGKAKKSGNGYVLTLSSRARGKLKMGEVTILFQFVTPPPPRPKPVLPASMRGGWFKGVNPFLAAVMAISAVIQVGFVVWLESQEWPEQLDAANAEIPDRFVKIMAEPEPEEPEIPEEQQQPEEGEGEGESEAQQEQPKPQPQPKKQKSEEPKKDDKPKTAEERAKAEAERRKRMAEKVRKSTILHQIGAVAGEDGNLANSLSEGAGDTTMQAAFEGSEGMKAGELGAEKSGLRTSGSSDAEGSGSAAGIGDLGATSGAKEAGKGVKTGTKKEETVKAKVDIKGGGQQIGTGKLDANRLSSVVRRGAGAIKRCFERELKKNPNAGGKLVITVTVGRAGRATNVMVKDSGIGGSMQSCTKRAVKRWRFPRPKGGDVTFTKTFVLEGSK from the coding sequence TTGATCAGCCAAGGGAAGGCGAAGAAGAGCGGCAATGGCTATGTCCTGACGCTTAGCTCGCGTGCGCGCGGCAAGCTCAAGATGGGCGAAGTTACGATTCTCTTCCAGTTTGTCACACCACCGCCCCCTCGTCCGAAGCCCGTTTTGCCGGCTTCGATGCGTGGAGGCTGGTTTAAGGGCGTTAACCCGTTCCTCGCCGCGGTCATGGCCATCTCGGCGGTGATCCAAGTTGGTTTTGTTGTGTGGCTCGAGAGTCAAGAGTGGCCCGAGCAACTCGACGCCGCCAATGCCGAGATTCCGGATCGCTTCGTCAAAATCATGGCCGAGCCGGAGCCCGAAGAGCCTGAGATCCCCGAAGAGCAGCAACAACCCGAAGAGGGCGAGGGTGAAGGCGAGTCTGAAGCTCAGCAGGAGCAACCCAAGCCGCAGCCTCAGCCGAAAAAGCAGAAGAGCGAAGAGCCTAAGAAGGACGACAAGCCCAAGACTGCAGAAGAGCGGGCGAAGGCCGAAGCTGAGCGTCGAAAGCGCATGGCCGAGAAGGTCCGTAAGTCGACCATCCTCCATCAGATTGGTGCGGTGGCCGGTGAAGACGGCAACCTTGCGAATTCGCTTTCAGAGGGCGCTGGCGACACGACCATGCAGGCGGCCTTCGAAGGCTCGGAAGGCATGAAAGCCGGTGAACTGGGTGCCGAGAAGAGTGGCCTTCGAACGAGCGGCTCTTCCGACGCCGAAGGCAGCGGCTCAGCCGCCGGTATCGGCGACCTGGGCGCAACCAGCGGTGCCAAAGAGGCGGGTAAAGGTGTCAAGACTGGCACCAAGAAGGAAGAGACCGTCAAAGCCAAGGTCGACATCAAAGGTGGCGGCCAGCAAATCGGCACCGGCAAGCTCGACGCCAACCGGCTTTCGAGCGTGGTGCGACGTGGTGCTGGCGCAATCAAGCGCTGCTTCGAACGCGAACTCAAGAAGAACCCGAACGCCGGTGGTAAGCTCGTAATTACTGTGACTGTCGGTCGCGCCGGTCGCGCCACCAACGTGATGGTCAAGGACAGCGGCATCGGCGGAAGCATGCAGAGCTGCACGAAACGAGCTGTCAAGCGGTGGCGCTTTCCGCGCCCCAAGGGCGGGGACGTGACCTTCACCAAGACATTTGTTCTGGAAGGTTCTAAATAA
- a CDS encoding bifunctional riboflavin kinase/FAD synthetase — protein sequence MYQHTVYRSLEEASAGLNHPVVTIGNFDGVHIGHQAIFQRVRQLADERSVPAVALTFAPHPVRYFRKDAPPFRLTTNSQKAALIGQYGLDATVALAFDDELAGLTPADFVEQVLVDGLDATYVVVGEDFAFGKGRAGTTADLERLCEERGIETEIAKHVTLDGEPVSSTRVRRELAAAHMEEIVRLLGRPYRILGEVVRGEQRGRKLGFPTANISPANPLLPPHGVYATTLHVADLPALHSITNVGVRPTFGASEVTVECFVLSHGTDEVDLDLYGESVELDFWKFVREEKKFDSPKDLVAQIQRDVAEVRRFFKL from the coding sequence ATGTATCAGCATACCGTGTACCGCAGTCTCGAAGAAGCATCCGCCGGCCTCAACCACCCCGTGGTAACCATCGGAAACTTCGACGGTGTCCACATTGGGCACCAGGCGATTTTCCAGCGTGTGCGCCAACTCGCCGACGAACGGAGTGTGCCGGCGGTAGCGCTGACTTTCGCTCCGCATCCAGTGCGTTATTTTCGCAAGGATGCGCCCCCCTTCCGCCTGACCACCAACTCCCAGAAAGCCGCCCTTATCGGTCAATACGGCCTCGACGCGACCGTCGCATTAGCTTTCGATGACGAACTTGCAGGGCTAACGCCAGCGGACTTCGTCGAGCAGGTCCTCGTCGATGGCCTCGACGCAACCTACGTGGTCGTCGGGGAAGACTTCGCTTTCGGAAAGGGGCGTGCAGGGACCACTGCTGACCTCGAGCGACTCTGCGAGGAGCGGGGAATCGAGACTGAGATTGCGAAGCACGTGACACTCGATGGCGAGCCGGTCAGCTCGACCCGTGTGCGGCGCGAACTCGCCGCCGCTCATATGGAGGAAATCGTGCGTCTGCTCGGTCGCCCCTACCGCATTCTTGGCGAGGTCGTACGCGGCGAGCAACGTGGGCGCAAGTTGGGTTTTCCCACGGCGAATATCTCTCCGGCAAATCCGCTGCTTCCGCCGCATGGTGTCTACGCGACCACGCTGCACGTCGCCGATCTCCCGGCGCTCCACTCCATCACCAACGTCGGTGTCCGCCCAACCTTCGGGGCCAGTGAGGTGACCGTGGAGTGCTTTGTACTCAGCCACGGAACAGACGAAGTCGACCTCGACCTGTACGGTGAGTCGGTCGAACTCGACTTCTGGAAGTTTGTGCGTGAAGAGAAGAAGTTCGACAGCCCCAAAGATCTGGTCGCCCAGATCCAACGGGACGTCGCTGAGGTCCGCCGCTTCTTCAAGCTGTAG
- a CDS encoding polysaccharide biosynthesis/export family protein has protein sequence MTSSKYHRIISLRGLAVVLVLLAFVAGCAHERVDPAYLALVEQQEKQDAPVAGSLGPTDKFEIRVHEEKELSGEYTVSSDGTINYPHIGRIKVDGLTCGQVERRITEGLADGYLRNPSVSCSILEYNSKKIFVFGEVKKPGSYPYKTNLTIVDAFALAEGFTERANSNDTKLTRTVNGVEVQVRVPMQEIVEGRRKNLKLLPGDIVFVPESAY, from the coding sequence GTGACAAGTAGCAAATACCACCGAATCATCTCGCTGAGAGGACTGGCCGTCGTGCTGGTCCTCCTTGCTTTTGTGGCCGGTTGCGCGCACGAGCGCGTGGACCCTGCCTATTTGGCACTCGTCGAGCAGCAGGAGAAGCAGGACGCGCCGGTCGCCGGTTCTTTGGGCCCGACGGACAAGTTCGAGATTCGTGTCCACGAAGAAAAGGAATTGTCCGGCGAATATACCGTGTCTTCCGACGGGACGATTAATTACCCGCACATCGGACGTATTAAGGTCGACGGGCTGACCTGTGGACAGGTCGAGCGTCGAATTACGGAAGGCTTGGCAGACGGGTACCTGCGAAACCCGAGCGTGTCGTGCTCGATTCTCGAGTACAATTCGAAGAAGATCTTCGTCTTCGGCGAAGTCAAAAAGCCGGGAAGCTACCCCTACAAGACCAACCTCACCATTGTAGATGCGTTCGCCTTGGCGGAAGGGTTCACCGAGCGGGCCAACTCCAACGACACGAAGCTGACACGCACCGTCAACGGAGTCGAAGTGCAGGTGCGCGTGCCGATGCAGGAGATCGTCGAAGGACGGCGCAAAAACCTGAAACTTCTGCCTGGGGATATCGTGTTCGTGCCGGAGTCGGCGTATTAG
- a CDS encoding outer membrane beta-barrel protein — protein sequence MNFRHPRWLAAAALFVGLFPVGQPAAAQPGDGLKSSDGGWKLTPALTLSGGYNSNVFRTGEGEEFSSPTVDSPLGYVEPSLRISNPGARSFLLDFDASLQWEQYFGGEVTAESGGVVNPVEQSGLSAKADIAATFNPKGDVSLTLDENFTRLNEPSNFTGNGTYNWIVNRAGATVGIQPGAGILDVDLGYHWWLHYYETETLSQLDRNEHRFDLAARWRFLPKTALLVEADYGILSYSDSANEGEREDLDEPVLANFGSTPLRVQGGLSGLLTRRIAVRALAGYGWSMYEEGPSFSGVIGTAALAYTFGRLDLKNNLELGYTRDFRNSTLGNYYSGHTVFANLEAGLYERLVVMRLGGRFELRDYTQNIDGTQSEEDTGNSLNDELLIGVAGVQTNLNDWLIFDLEYNLRANFTDDFYTVPSFDGEQLNFVREYTQHIITLSTTFQY from the coding sequence ATGAATTTCCGACACCCTCGATGGCTCGCTGCTGCGGCCCTGTTTGTTGGGCTGTTTCCAGTGGGGCAACCTGCAGCCGCCCAGCCAGGCGACGGACTGAAGTCCTCTGACGGTGGATGGAAGTTGACCCCTGCGCTTACCCTTTCCGGCGGATACAACTCCAACGTCTTCAGAACCGGTGAGGGTGAGGAGTTCTCGTCACCGACGGTGGACTCTCCTTTAGGATACGTCGAGCCGAGCCTGAGGATTTCTAATCCGGGCGCGCGCAGTTTTCTTCTCGATTTCGACGCTTCTCTACAGTGGGAGCAGTACTTCGGAGGTGAGGTCACCGCCGAGTCAGGCGGGGTCGTCAACCCTGTCGAACAAAGCGGCCTGAGCGCGAAAGCCGATATTGCCGCCACGTTCAATCCAAAGGGCGACGTCAGCCTGACCTTAGACGAGAATTTCACGCGGCTGAACGAGCCGTCGAATTTCACGGGCAACGGTACTTACAACTGGATAGTGAACCGAGCCGGTGCCACGGTGGGCATCCAGCCGGGCGCGGGCATTTTGGACGTCGATCTCGGCTATCATTGGTGGTTGCACTACTACGAGACGGAGACGCTTTCACAACTGGATCGAAACGAGCACCGCTTCGATTTGGCCGCCCGCTGGCGCTTTCTTCCGAAGACCGCTCTGCTTGTAGAGGCGGATTACGGCATCCTCAGCTATTCCGACAGTGCGAACGAAGGTGAGCGTGAGGACTTGGACGAGCCAGTGTTGGCGAACTTCGGGTCGACACCGTTACGCGTTCAGGGGGGGCTCTCGGGCCTGCTCACTCGACGGATTGCTGTACGAGCTTTGGCCGGGTACGGCTGGTCGATGTATGAAGAGGGGCCCAGCTTCTCCGGGGTGATCGGAACGGCGGCATTGGCCTATACGTTCGGACGCTTGGACCTGAAGAATAACCTCGAGTTGGGCTATACTCGAGATTTCCGGAATTCCACGCTGGGTAACTACTATTCTGGTCATACGGTCTTCGCGAATCTGGAGGCCGGATTGTACGAGCGATTGGTCGTGATGCGCCTGGGTGGTCGGTTCGAACTGCGAGACTACACGCAGAACATCGACGGCACCCAGAGCGAAGAGGATACCGGCAACTCCTTGAACGATGAACTCCTCATCGGGGTTGCGGGCGTTCAGACCAACCTCAACGACTGGCTCATCTTCGATTTGGAGTACAACCTGCGTGCGAATTTCACCGACGACTTTTACACGGTGCCGTCCTTCGATGGCGAGCAACTCAACTTCGTGCGCGAGTACACCCAACACATCATCACCCTCAGTACGACGTTCCAATACTGA
- a CDS encoding ExbD/TolR family protein, with protein MANQQEMSGFSAEEEEWIKAQRARKERRQKGGRDEEGGGSMNINSLMDILVILLVFLLKSYGDQPIKVTGPDLQVPKSTTQLTPEDMTTITISRSTILVNDKKAVDVKDGSVDRSQKKGGESSLYIQPLFDSLTEAVNKKKRQQQLLNQKYEPVATIIADQTTPYRLVTEVMYTAGQAELSKFKFAVIKGTRSSLSGK; from the coding sequence ATGGCGAATCAACAAGAAATGTCGGGGTTCAGCGCCGAGGAAGAAGAGTGGATCAAGGCCCAGCGCGCTCGTAAGGAGCGCCGCCAAAAAGGGGGCCGTGACGAGGAGGGCGGGGGGTCGATGAACATCAACTCCCTGATGGACATCCTGGTCATTCTGCTCGTCTTCCTGCTCAAAAGCTACGGCGACCAGCCCATCAAAGTGACCGGCCCGGACTTGCAGGTGCCTAAAAGTACCACGCAGCTGACGCCGGAAGACATGACGACGATTACCATCAGTCGCAGCACCATCTTGGTCAACGACAAGAAGGCAGTCGACGTCAAAGATGGCTCGGTCGATCGCAGCCAGAAGAAAGGCGGCGAGTCGAGCCTGTATATCCAGCCGCTGTTCGACAGCCTGACCGAGGCCGTCAACAAGAAGAAGCGTCAGCAGCAGCTGCTCAACCAGAAGTACGAGCCGGTCGCCACGATCATTGCCGACCAGACCACGCCTTATCGCTTGGTCACCGAGGTGATGTATACGGCAGGCCAAGCGGAACTGAGTAAGTTCAAGTTTGCAGTCATCAAAGGGACGCGGTCGAGCCTCTCGGGCAAGTAA